TCGAGCCGATATCCCCAGTTGGCGTAGGCACGCGGTGGATACCAAAAGAACAGGAACAGACGCAAGGCAAGCATGGCACCCAACAGGAGGACGGCGAGGGGCAGGGAAATGACCCGATTCCAGGCGAGCACGGCCACGGCGAGGAGGGTGGCCGCCAGCCAGAAGGCGCTGTTGATGGCCTGGCTGATTTGCCAGAGGCGGATGACGCGCGGATCGAGTTTTTGCAGGGCGAGGTCGCGCTGTTCAGGAATGGTATCCACGAGCAAACTTTGGCGCAAAAGCGGGAGGGTGAAAACGAAAAATGCTAGAACTGGGGGGATACGCCGGGCTTAGGGCGACATGGGGAAACGCCTGGAGTGAGGCAGAAGCCGAGGCCGAAAATCGTCCCAAAGGACTTCCACGGCCGAGATCATCCAGGTGCGGCCACGATCGGGATTGCCTTGAAAAAAGAGGTAAGTGTGGCCGTCCGGGTCTTCAAAAATGCCTGGATGTCCACTTTCGCTGTGGTTCCAGGAGCCCGGTGGGCCATGGGCCAGGAAGGGCTGGGTAGCAAGCCGTGTCCACTGCACGCCGTCGCGACTGGTGGCGACGCCAATTTGCTGAGGGTCATTGTTATAGCCGCCGGCATAGAACATGACGAACGTATCGCCGCGGAGGGTGACGGAGGGGGCCTCGATGCAGCGCGTCTCCCAGGGCAGTTCCGGGCGTAAAATGGGGCCGTGGCCCTGGAGTTTCCAAGCTGCGCGGCTTATGGCGTTGCTGAGGCTGGCGGTGGCCACTCCCAACATCTGGGTGCGCCCGGAGGGGTCGCGGGTGGCAAAATAGAGCCACCATTGGTTTTGCCAAATGAATGGCTCAGCATCGATCGCCCGACCATTGTTCCAGTCGCCCGTGGGCCGAAAAATGGGATTATCGGGGTGGCGTTGGAAGTGAAGGCCATCCTTGGAGGAGGCATAACAGATGGCATCACGCGGGCCGTTGCCGTAGGTCTGGTAGAACAGGTGGACCTGGCCATTCCACACGCGGGCGGCGGGGGCGCAAAGGCCATTTTGGTCGCATTCCTGGGCGGGCCATAGCTCGGCCACTTTGCGCCACTTTATCAGGTCCTGGCTTTCGGCAATGCCCACGCTCCAACCACGAGGAGCATTGGTGGGCGCCAGCTCGGCGGCAAAGGGCGGCAGCGAGTAATACATGAGATAGCGTCCGCCGAAATGGATCACACAAGGGTCCTTGGCATAAGGCCGGCCCAGGCGGGAATCATCGCTGAACCAGAATGGTGGCAATGGCGGGACAGCAGACGCGGGGCAGGGCCGCGGAGCAAGGCACAAAGTGGCCCCCATGGCTGCCCATGCGGCAACCTGATGCCCCAAATGCCTGAGGTTCATGTATCGGCCCATGGCTTAGCCGGGAGGCCAGCGCATGTGCCGTCCGCCCAGGATGTGGACATGAAGGTGGGGTACGGATTCGCCTCCTTCGGCGCCGTTGTTGATGACGAGACGGTAGCCGCGCTGGTCAAGGCCGGCGCGGCGGGCGACTTCCGCGGCTTTGAGGAGGAGGTGTCCCAAAAGGGACTGATCCTCGGGCGTGGCTTCGTTGAGGCGGGGGATCGGCTTGCGTGGTACGATGAGGATGTGAGTGGGGGCCTGCGGGTGAATATCTTTGAAGGCCACCACCTGGTCATCTTCGTAAACGATGTCCGCAGGGATTTCGCGGGCGGCGATTTTTTCAAAAATGGTTTTGCTCATAGCAGAATGTGATGCTGCTGACCCACGCGGTTTAGGATAGGCCAACGCACTGGAGCGTGCAAGGACATCCGGGCAAGGGAGGAGATGGCTTGCTTTTAGCGGCGGAATGAGGCAAGGTCAGAAGCGTGATTCCGGTACACAGGCGCCAGACAGGCCGGGCCAAAGGTTGACGGCATGTTTTTCCCGGGTGGCAGCTCCATTCAGCGCAAATTAACGCTGATCATCACCTTGAGCAGCGTGGGGGCGCTGTTATTGGCAGCGGTGGCGCTGGTCATCTATCTGAACAATCAGGCGCGGACGGCGCTGGTGCAGCAACTGCAGACGCATGCGCGGTTCATCGGCAACAGCAGCATCGCGGCGCTGGTGGCGGAGGATCCGGGGGTGGTGCGGGATTTGATGGACAGCCTCAAGGTGGACC
This is a stretch of genomic DNA from Verrucomicrobiia bacterium. It encodes these proteins:
- a CDS encoding histidine triad nucleotide-binding protein → MSKTIFEKIAAREIPADIVYEDDQVVAFKDIHPQAPTHILIVPRKPIPRLNEATPEDQSLLGHLLLKAAEVARRAGLDQRGYRLVINNGAEGGESVPHLHVHILGGRHMRWPPG
- a CDS encoding family 43 glycosylhydrolase, translated to MIHFGGRYLMYYSLPPFAAELAPTNAPRGWSVGIAESQDLIKWRKVAELWPAQECDQNGLCAPAARVWNGQVHLFYQTYGNGPRDAICYASSKDGLHFQRHPDNPIFRPTGDWNNGRAIDAEPFIWQNQWWLYFATRDPSGRTQMLGVATASLSNAISRAAWKLQGHGPILRPELPWETRCIEAPSVTLRGDTFVMFYAGGYNNDPQQIGVATSRDGVQWTRLATQPFLAHGPPGSWNHSESGHPGIFEDPDGHTYLFFQGNPDRGRTWMISAVEVLWDDFRPRLLPHSRRFPMSP